The DNA window AAATTTCTTTTTGCAACTATTGAATGATGCTTGCGACTGCTTATTTCGTCCTGCAAACTTCAGAAAAGGACCAAAAGTCACCACATATTTCTTCAGATCTTCCAGACTAGGACGTCTGATCTGGAAGCAAATGTTGCCGACGCTTTTTGGGTCCATAAGGTTGTCCACGATGTTTACGGCTCCGCACCCTTTAATGGGATCATATCATTAGAAATAATCAACCTGTTCGAAAAAAGATATTACTATCTCcgtatgtttgactttttttataacatttgaccattcgtcttatttaaaatttagtacaaatataaaaaataataaatcatgcttaaagcttttttttaataaagtaaatcacaagcaaaataaaataacatttccataattttttaaataagataaatggtcaaacattaaaaaagagtcaaacatcttgcgttataaaatagatggagTACTATTCATTAAACCGGCACAATGCggtattttctaaaatttaaaccatGCCAAGTGGCGATGAATTAGCAGAGCTACTCCATGGACTGTGTAGGAAGCTTAAGATTTGAGATGTAATTGGTCGATAGCCAACTTTTGTCACGTCTAGCTTCTACTCCCCCAAATATATCAATATGTTATTATATTAGAACGGAGAGAGCATGATCTGTTGGATTCtatagttataaaattatctGAATTTAGATAGGAATCTAGGTTATTTCGGGAAGAGATCTTTTGAAttctatagttatataaattatctgaatttagataagaatCTAGGCTATTTTGGGGGAGAGCAAATGCTTCCGCTCTAAGCTCCTCTATTGATTCAAACAGGGCCTGGTTGGCACGACCGTCGAGCAAATGGCTTGGTGGTGGACACGGCGGCTCCACGCCTGGGAGATTTTGGTTCAGTCAGCTCACGCCTCCCAACTGCTCCTTCCTCGTtccaaaatagttttatttttcactatcACAGGTACCaataaaaagcaaaaagactAGAATATCCTCTAAGTTaacaaatattaatacaaTTATTCCTTACCTTATTTACTCCCAATACATTTATTGCTTGATTTCACAAACTCCAATACAACAATTACTcagaaataaacttatttttgaaCAATATAGAATAGGCAAAAATAATCTTTATTTCAGGAGGCAGGTATTACTAGTACCTGACGTGCCTCTCATTCGGCTCGCACGTCAGCTATAGCAACGTTGCGGCCCAAACAAAAGCGAAGCCCGCACGTGAGCCCACCATCTCATTCCGGCCCATCTAATATGAATGGGCCCCGCTCGAAAGCCCGCGATCCCTCGTCTCGATCCGGCCCACGTAGAAAAATCCCCCGTGCTCGACCACGGACGGCGCAGATTAGCCGAAAAGGTGACACGCGGCGCGGATCTGGACGGATGCCACGGCCCACCGCCGCGTCAGATCCAATCCGACAGAGAGCCCCCGACTCGCCCACCCATTCCGCCCGCTCCCTCGTcttcgagagagagagagagaggggggaggtggagaggagggaggagagaggtaaacccaaaaccctagggcgtcgccggcgggggaGATGGCGGTGAACGAGGATACCTCCGTCTACGTCGGCGGCCTGCCGTACGAGGCCAACGAGGACATGCTCCGCGACGCCTTCGGCCGCTTCGGCACCATCGTCTCCGTCAAGGTctcccaccccccccccctcccgcCCCCCGCTTTCCCGTCACGCTCTTCCGTTGCAGAGGTTTGCGGCGGAGATGAGTTCTCTGTTGCCGTTGTTTGGTGCGAGGTTAAGCGgcctgttttttttccttttatttctaGGGTTTGTTTTGCTGCTGCCCGCTGTGCTGCACGAGATGCCGAGGCTCGTTTTGGTGGTCGAGATAGCTGACTTGGTCCGGTCACTTATTTTGCTGTTAGGATGAATAGGGAAGCACGACTGGTTTCATGTGTAGTGCACATTTCAAATTAGTTTTCAGGGTTAATTTACGCTAGAAGGGGTTCAGTGTTCTAATGTTCCATTCGgatattatttttggatgcattccttttttttgttcttactaCTTGATTTAATAATTAGTAGTACTAGAACGGGAGGTACAATAATGCAAGTGACAGATGTCAGGTGTGAACACATTGCATTATGGTCTATTTGTGATTATATTGTTTCTGATCCAAGTGGAAGAGGCGTAGGATGACGTTATTGCAGTGCCAAAAACTAATAGTAGAAATgggtttaaaatttagcttatgaGTTTGTGGATATAAGAACAGAAAATGGTTTTCTCTGTCTGTTTTGCTATGAAACAGCTCTGAATGCATTGTTTGTTTTCTCTCAAAGTACTTACCTGTTACAGAAGATTCAGATTATATGAGATTACATACGAATCACTCTCTGACCTTTGCAGGTCATAAATGATCAGAGAGTCAGAGGCAAGTGTTATGGTTTTGTTACTTTCACTCATGCTGATGCTGCACAGCATGCTATCTCAGGGATGGACGGCAAGGTATGCTCTTATTTAGAACTTAACACCTTTCATTATCTCTCATATTAAttactttcttttgtttgcaaCAGAGAATAAATAGACGTGTTGTTAGAGTGAATGAAGTGCGTACAAGAGGTGCTCGAGAATTCGGTCGTGATGGTTTTCGACGGGAACCTGGAAGGGATGCGTATTGGGATAGAAGGGATAGGGAAAGGAGCTATGATCGTGAGAGAGATCCATATCATGACAGGGATAGTGATAGATCTCGTGATCGTGATAGAGACAGATTTTATGAACCTAGAGGCTTTGATCAAGAAATTGACTATCCCATGGATCAAGATCATGGGGATGAGCGGCGCAGAGACTATGATCGTGCGGCAGAAATGCAAAATGTTGATTCGGATAATGatagagaaaaggaaaactcTAAAGACTATGATAgtgaaagagagaaagaaaaggaaccgCGGTCAAGAAAAAAGTTCAGGTATACCTTATATTTTAGCTTTGTTGATATTGCTAATCATGCATTTTGGTGAAAATAAATCATGCATATATTTCTAGGGAAGATGTTTGTATTGTGATGAAGCTTAACTTAATTTCCACAGAAACTTTTCTACTTGATAAACATGTCGTATTAgaattttgtaatttatttattgatatttaGTGTTTAGGACTATTGATATGGCATCTTATTTGATAAGTCAGGATAGGATCCGTGGTTCTTAGTAAAGTTTGGCTGCGAAAGTCAattgttatattattattatgttagCAACTTACCTAATAATGTATGCTATATGTTCATTTTTGTCTATAATGTAAATTTGCAACTGTTAATTTACAGATTAACTGCTCGCTGAATTTAATGTTGATAATGGTCCATGGTCAAATTTGCTAGCTGAACGCCACTTGACACTTGTAAACATATTGTGTCTTATAACCTGCTTTTATCTGCATATGTCATCTGTCAGCCTTGATTTCAATTGCAAGTGGTTGATTGTAGATTAATAACTGGGTTGATACTTTTCTAAGTCCATCATTGGCACATTTCAAGTATGTTCACACCACAATGATCAAAACTGACCGCATGCAAACCAATTGAATGGGTTTCACATATCGAGGACTTAAAACTGAAATTTTCGTATGTAACTTGTTGCCGTGGTTATCACTTTCTCAACTCTGAACGATAAAAACTGAAAGTTTTCTGCTGGATCTGGATGGAAATATGAAACCATAAATAGTGAGCCTGGATCCAGGGTTGTCTTTCTCAATTCTGAGCAATAAAATAGAGTACTTTCATATGTCATACTTGAAATTTACCAGCCAAAATACTTGCATTTACTGGTATTGCATGCTTCTATTATGTACTTTACTTCTGTTGTCTGGTACAAAATTCACAAAGAGCACTGCTGAGTTTTGATTTCAATGTGATATATTCAGTCTATTACCAAGTAGTAGAGAAGTCAGGACTGAGACATCCTTTACTTTCCTGATTTCTTATGTACAGCCGTCCAAAAGATCATGATAGCAGGGATCTATCAGTTTCCAGTGATGATCTTCACAGTGATGTAAATAAATCTCTCTTTGTTCTGTTACTTCAAATGGAATTTTGTCTATGAACTTTGTTAATACTTTATCTGTTGCTTctaatttttgtttggtttttcatctccctttttttgtgtgtatcAGGCAAAACGTCAGTTGAACAAAGCAATTCAAATGCGTGAGGACCTTGAAAATGAGgtactctttttttcccctagtAAGCTATGCTTGTTAGTATCATTATTTGTACAATTGATGTAGTTCGGATTACCTTCGTtccattataagattttctggccTTTCCTACATTCATATGTATGGTAATGAATCtaggcacatatatataatatatacattgattcaTGGGTGAATCTAGGTAggatcagaaagtcttataatatgtaataGAGTGAACATAATGGAGCCAGCAAAGCTAACATTCGTTCATAAGCAGTTGATGCAATTTGCCTACGATGCTTGAACACCAGCAAATAAATAACTAGGAGCATGCTAGGACTTTGTCACACTACTCACCAGTAATGCTTTATCATGCTCTCGCATCAGACCACACATTTAGCTGCTTGCTGCTACAGCATTTACAACTGTTAAGTGTTCTTTGTTCCGTTTTCAGTGTAGATTGAGAGGATTATCATTTGTTTCTCATATTATGAAAAAAGAGTTTGAATGCTGTCCTGTGCAGGTTAGTCAGATCAAAGATAAAGTTGCAGCAAAGGAGCAGCACATTGCAGATTTGCTAAAGAGATCGcaggtaatatatatatatcctgatATTGGAGTCTGTTTTCTCATCTTTCGCACTGTTATTATGATTGCTACTGTTTGTCCTTGTCCAAGACTCAcaggctgcgttcgtttggcagaggggtaagttaacttacctgttgcggaaaacgtagcaatagattagtacaggattaattaattattaattattaaaaatatgaaatagactaatatgattttttaaagcaactttcttatagaaaatttttgcaaaaaatacaccgtttagccgttcgggaagcgtgcgtgcggaaaacgagagagataagataacttatatGACTGCCGAACTCGGCCCCAGTAGGGTTCAATTCTGCTGACAAACTCTATtcttaaatacaaaaatacagAAGTTAGAGGATGAATTGTCTGCTGCACGGAAAGTTTCTGCAGAACGACAAGTGGTTGTTACAAAGGTACATGTAGCTCAGATTTTAGCTGCTGCTTTATGAAAGTAAGCAATGAATAACCAAGTCAAATCACATTCTGTACTTTGAAAACA is part of the Oryza brachyantha chromosome 2, ObraRS2, whole genome shotgun sequence genome and encodes:
- the LOC102702354 gene encoding probable splicing factor, arginine/serine-rich 6 encodes the protein MAVNEDTSVYVGGLPYEANEDMLRDAFGRFGTIVSVKVINDQRVRGKCYGFVTFTHADAAQHAISGMDGKRINRRVVRVNEVRTRGAREFGRDGFRREPGRDAYWDRRDRERSYDRERDPYHDRDSDRSRDRDRDRFYEPRGFDQEIDYPMDQDHGDERRRDYDRAAEMQNVDSDNDREKENSKDYDSEREKEKEPRSRKKFSRPKDHDSRDLSVSSDDLHSDAKRQLNKAIQMREDLENEVSQIKDKVAAKEQHIADLLKRSQKLEDELSAARKVSAERQVVVTKLYKCFLQLQDYNDRVKMSEKELQSLVDDAMAEVDIGEDATTKDGSMYENGVA